In Macadamia integrifolia cultivar HAES 741 chromosome 1, SCU_Mint_v3, whole genome shotgun sequence, a single window of DNA contains:
- the LOC122073440 gene encoding aspartic proteinase CDR1-like, with protein MDPPFIFFFLTCLSSINTAAANSIHPRFAFDLIHRDSPLSPLYNSDSTFWDKAERLYESSIARYAYISSKGTSGKYRIDVNVDNYFYVAKLSIGAPAVDVLAVIDTGSHLLWIQCNPCNHCQPQTGPIYDCTKSKTYANVTCGSLDCELDPHMDCDSNNVCRYHNKYVDGSYSYDIIATDALLFRNPDGTVVPKNVAFGCGINNHVSAQGKLSGVLGLSATEMSLVSQLGGNTHQKFSYCLGNASDPSSKGNVIIGGDAHIAGFMTPFAFDNLYHVNPVEIKVGSQSLPLSPGVFGPPGNLILDSGAVYTFVPPEVYKKLADENQKLQG; from the coding sequence ATGGACcctcccttcatcttcttctttttaacctGCTTATCATCCATTAACACCGCAGCTGCAAATTCTATACATCCGCGATTTGCCTTTGATCTCATCCACCGTGATTCTCCTCTTTCTCCACTTTATAATTCCGATTCCACTTTTTGGGACAAAGCTGAGAGATTATATGAAAGCTCTATTGCACGCTATGCATATATATCTTCCAAAGGAACAAGTGGTAAGTACCGAATTGATGTTAATGTTGATAACTATTTCTACGTTGCAAAACTCTCCATTGGCGCACCAGCGGTTGATGTCTTGGCCGTCATAGATACCGGTAGCCATCTTCTATGGATCCAGTGCAATCCTTGCAACCATTGCCAGCCACAGACTGGACCAATCTATGATTGCACCAAGTCAAAAACCTATGCCAACGTAACTTGCGGCTCCTTAGATTGTGAGTTAGATCCCCACATGGATTGTGATAGCAATAATGTGTGTCGATACCATAATAAGTATGTTGATGGGAGTTATAGCTATGACATTATTGCCACTGATGCCCTATTGTTCAGGAACCCTGATGGAACTGTGGTACCTAAGAATGTGGCCTTTGGTTGTGGTATTAACAACCATGTTTCAGCTCAAGGTAAATTGAGTGGAGTATTAGGCCTTTCTGCAACTGAAATGTCATTGGTCTCTCAGTTAGGTGGAAATACAcaccaaaaattttcttattgtttgGGCAATGCAAGTGATCCATCTTCCAAAGGTAATGTGATCATAGGTGGAGATGCACATATTGCTGGTTTCATGACTCCCTTCGCATTTGATAATTTGTATCATGTCAATCCTGTTGAAATTAAAGTTggatctcaaagtcttcctcttTCTCCGGGGGTATTTGGTCCTCCTGGGAATTTGATCTTAGATAGTGGTGCAGTATACACATTTGTACCACCAGAAGTATATAAAAAGCTAGCAGATGAAAATCAAAAGCTTCAAGGTTAA